The Hymenobacter sp. GOD-10R genome includes a window with the following:
- a CDS encoding Fur family transcriptional regulator: MPTASDRYVQLLAQHNLRNTAMRRAVLELLSLTPYALSSHDIEQELGEGVDRITLYRTLKSFEEKGLIHRVPENSDVSKYAACSIECSQHAHFDNHVHFKCNHCQHVYCLNQVTIPAVALPAKFEAKTSDYLLAGVCRECQPA, encoded by the coding sequence ATGCCCACCGCCTCCGACCGTTACGTGCAGCTCCTCGCTCAGCACAACTTACGCAACACGGCTATGCGCCGCGCCGTGTTGGAGCTTCTTTCGCTTACGCCGTATGCTTTATCGAGCCACGATATCGAACAGGAGCTTGGTGAAGGAGTCGACCGCATTACGCTGTACCGCACGCTGAAGTCGTTCGAGGAGAAAGGGCTAATTCACCGGGTTCCCGAAAACTCGGATGTCTCCAAGTATGCCGCCTGTTCCATTGAGTGTTCCCAACACGCCCACTTCGACAACCACGTCCATTTTAAGTGTAACCATTGTCAGCACGTGTACTGTTTGAATCAGGTTACGATTCCGGCCGTGGCTCTTCCGGCAAAGTTTGAGGCTAAAACCAGCGATTACCTGTTAGCCGGTGTATGCCGCGAATGTCAGCCTGCTTAA
- a CDS encoding universal stress protein, with protein sequence MKTVFVVLIDALEDASRIATFAAQLAMPTGAELVLLHVNSVPIIEPTYGMLLSPAEYLSQVPDLSETLAQLAQQLPVPATVESCQGSFSEVLHRIRLQYQPQLFVLGVREERAWLDRLMHNQTLPVLRDTRLPLLLVPVATKQLPTIPLKVLLAADTEPIHLTEAARALRPVLTSWKATFTVAHVSEPEAAIDCDMSQALKVVRTSGLLPIETDHGYHMQDASYAAGILRAATATQADLILLIARPRSFLSALFHHSVTAEVTRHTTIPVLLLPVEEEHTPLLNTTLRLENESR encoded by the coding sequence ATGAAAACTGTCTTTGTAGTACTCATCGACGCGCTGGAAGATGCTTCGCGCATTGCAACTTTTGCCGCCCAACTGGCCATGCCAACTGGCGCCGAACTGGTGCTGCTGCACGTGAATTCGGTGCCGATCATTGAGCCCACGTACGGCATGCTGCTAAGCCCAGCCGAGTATTTGAGCCAGGTGCCCGACCTAAGCGAAACGCTTGCCCAACTCGCCCAGCAACTGCCAGTGCCCGCAACGGTGGAAAGCTGCCAGGGTTCCTTCTCTGAGGTGCTGCACCGAATTCGCTTGCAGTACCAGCCGCAGCTGTTTGTGCTAGGGGTGCGGGAAGAACGCGCTTGGCTGGATCGGCTGATGCACAACCAGACGTTGCCTGTGCTACGTGATACGCGCCTGCCGCTCCTGTTGGTACCCGTGGCCACTAAGCAACTGCCTACCATTCCGTTGAAGGTGCTGCTGGCTGCTGATACAGAGCCTATTCACTTGACCGAAGCTGCCAGAGCCCTGAGGCCGGTGCTAACTAGTTGGAAAGCTACTTTCACCGTGGCACACGTGAGCGAGCCAGAAGCGGCTATTGACTGCGACATGTCGCAGGCGTTGAAAGTAGTGCGTACCAGCGGCTTGCTGCCCATCGAAACCGACCACGGCTACCACATGCAGGATGCTTCTTATGCTGCCGGTATTTTACGAGCCGCCACCGCTACACAGGCCGATCTGATTCTGCTAATTGCCCGGCCGCGCAGCTTCTTGAGCGCTCTTTTTCACCACAGCGTTACGGCGGAGGTCACGCGGCACACGACGATTCCGGTGCTGCTGCTGCCCGTTGAAGAAGAGCACACTCCGCTGCTGAACACCACACTCCGCTTAGAAAACGAATCCCGATAA
- a CDS encoding NADP-dependent oxidoreductase: MKAVRIHTFGGPEVLQIEDVARPVPASDEILVQVHASGVNPVDWVVREGGNDALRSFLTLPLTIGWDAAGIVAEVGSDVTSFQKGDAVYGIPNFPGDGSYAEYCAAKANQFARKPTSIGFTEAAGVPLAGLTAWTALFEHGKLQPGQRVLIQGASGGVGSFAVQFAKAKGAYVIGSASAGNLEYLKQLGADEVVDYRSQQLTDVVHDVDVVIEASPLRDNAERLKAVAVLKNGGIFVSVNLDYPFSEEMLAALAQKHATGALSANQPRQDWLTEMAELIDAGKVKVFISNVFPLEQVAEAHRESATWHVRGKLILEVKKDSEPV; the protein is encoded by the coding sequence ATGAAAGCAGTAAGAATTCACACCTTTGGCGGACCCGAGGTCCTGCAAATAGAAGACGTAGCGCGGCCGGTGCCGGCCTCTGACGAGATTTTGGTTCAGGTGCATGCCAGTGGCGTAAACCCGGTAGACTGGGTGGTGCGCGAAGGCGGCAACGACGCGTTACGGTCTTTCCTGACTTTGCCGCTGACCATAGGCTGGGACGCGGCCGGCATCGTAGCCGAGGTAGGCAGCGACGTAACCTCTTTCCAAAAAGGCGATGCCGTGTATGGGATTCCCAATTTTCCAGGCGATGGTAGCTACGCCGAATATTGCGCGGCCAAGGCCAACCAATTCGCCCGCAAGCCCACAAGCATTGGCTTTACGGAGGCAGCAGGAGTGCCGCTGGCGGGCCTCACGGCCTGGACGGCGCTCTTTGAACACGGCAAGCTCCAGCCCGGCCAGCGCGTGCTCATTCAGGGCGCTTCGGGCGGGGTAGGCAGTTTCGCGGTGCAGTTTGCCAAGGCGAAAGGGGCCTATGTGATTGGCAGCGCTTCGGCCGGCAACCTAGAGTACCTCAAGCAGCTAGGGGCCGATGAAGTAGTCGATTACCGTAGTCAGCAGCTAACGGACGTGGTGCACGACGTGGATGTGGTCATAGAAGCCTCGCCCCTGCGCGACAATGCGGAGCGCCTAAAAGCGGTGGCCGTGCTGAAGAATGGCGGCATCTTCGTAAGCGTCAACCTAGATTATCCGTTTAGCGAGGAAATGCTGGCTGCCCTAGCCCAAAAGCACGCCACCGGCGCGCTTTCGGCCAACCAACCCCGGCAGGACTGGCTAACCGAAATGGCTGAATTGATTGATGCAGGCAAGGTAAAAGTGTTTATTAGCAACGTGTTTCCGTTGGAGCAAGTGGCCGAAGCCCACCGCGAAAGCGCCACCTGGCACGTGCGGGGTAAGCTGATATTGGAAGTAAAAAAAGACAGCGAGCCGGTATGA
- a CDS encoding helix-turn-helix transcriptional regulator translates to MRHFKTISEFHEFRKLPKPHHPLISVVDVSTVPHLDDEEPSKLLFDFYAISVKRMSNVHISYGQQPFDFNEGILSFMEPNQVFGMAVANKDEIVEKSGWVIYIHPDFIWNTPLAKTIKQYDFWDYSLHEALFLSAKEEATITNIILAIQQEYIANLDRFSKQIIISHVESLLNYADRFYHRQFITREKANHQILERVETLLQEYFNSNDLAERGLPTVRYVADALNLSPKYLSNLLRVVTGQNTQQHIHAKLIAKAKEKLSTTNLTVSEIAYELGFEHLQSFSKLFKTKTNLSPLEFRTSFN, encoded by the coding sequence ATGAGGCATTTCAAGACGATAAGCGAATTTCATGAGTTTCGGAAGTTGCCCAAACCGCATCATCCGCTTATCAGCGTCGTCGATGTTAGCACCGTTCCGCACCTAGATGACGAGGAGCCGAGCAAGTTGCTGTTCGATTTTTATGCTATTTCTGTCAAAAGGATGAGCAACGTCCACATCAGCTACGGGCAGCAGCCGTTCGACTTCAATGAAGGTATCTTGTCTTTTATGGAGCCCAATCAAGTGTTCGGGATGGCGGTTGCGAACAAAGACGAAATAGTAGAAAAATCAGGATGGGTGATTTACATCCATCCTGATTTCATCTGGAACACGCCGCTTGCCAAGACGATAAAGCAATACGATTTTTGGGATTATTCGCTACACGAAGCCTTGTTTCTTTCGGCCAAAGAAGAAGCGACTATCACGAATATCATCCTGGCCATTCAGCAGGAATATATTGCTAACCTCGACCGGTTTAGCAAGCAAATCATCATCTCGCACGTGGAGAGTTTGCTGAACTACGCGGATCGATTTTATCATCGCCAGTTCATTACCCGAGAGAAAGCCAACCACCAGATATTGGAGCGGGTGGAAACTCTGTTGCAGGAATACTTCAATAGCAATGATTTAGCGGAGAGAGGCTTACCCACCGTCCGCTACGTGGCCGATGCCCTCAATCTTTCGCCGAAGTACTTAAGCAACCTACTGCGCGTGGTAACCGGGCAAAATACCCAGCAGCATATTCATGCGAAGCTCATAGCCAAGGCCAAGGAAAAACTGTCGACCACGAACCTGACCGTCAGCGAAATTGCGTACGAGCTAGGTTTTGAACATTTGCAATCCTTCAGCAAGCTGTTCAAGACCAAAACGAACTTATCGCCCTTGGAATTTAGGACTTCTTTCAACTGA
- a CDS encoding LLM class flavin-dependent oxidoreductase yields MPKNLTELPISVLDLAAIRSGYTAADTFHNSLDLAQHAERWGYTRYWLAEHHNMASIASSATSVLIGHIAGGTSTIRVGSGGVMLPNHAPLVIAEQFGTLATLYPGRIDLGLGRAPGTDQLTAHALRRDLRGSVDDFPQNVQELLQYLSAENSTNRVRAIPGEGLDIPVWLLGSSTYSAQLAGYLGLPFAFASHFAPTHLQAALNLYRENFRPSQYLSAPYAAACVNVIAADTDAEADRLATSFYQLALGIIRGTSKPMQPPIDSMRGVWSDMEQAAVGQMMAYAFIGGPARVQQQVQKFVDDTQVDELLAVSHIYDHAARLRSYELLASLGKPTASLPASDYAAELR; encoded by the coding sequence ATGCCTAAAAATCTCACTGAGCTGCCCATCTCCGTTCTGGATCTGGCAGCCATTCGCAGCGGCTATACGGCCGCCGATACATTTCACAACAGCCTAGACCTAGCACAGCACGCCGAGCGCTGGGGCTACACACGCTACTGGCTGGCCGAACACCACAACATGGCCAGCATTGCCAGCTCGGCCACCTCGGTGCTGATCGGCCACATTGCGGGCGGCACTTCCACGATTCGTGTGGGCTCGGGGGGCGTGATGCTGCCCAACCACGCGCCGCTGGTAATAGCCGAGCAGTTCGGCACCCTAGCTACGCTCTATCCTGGCCGTATCGACCTAGGTTTGGGCCGCGCGCCCGGCACCGACCAGCTCACCGCCCACGCCCTACGGCGCGACTTGCGCGGATCGGTTGACGACTTCCCCCAGAACGTGCAGGAGCTGCTCCAGTACCTGTCAGCCGAGAATAGCACGAATCGGGTGCGGGCCATTCCGGGCGAGGGCCTCGACATCCCGGTGTGGCTGCTGGGTTCTAGCACTTATAGCGCTCAACTGGCTGGCTACCTAGGTTTGCCTTTTGCCTTTGCTAGCCACTTTGCACCTACCCACCTACAGGCTGCCCTGAACCTGTACCGCGAAAATTTCCGGCCTTCCCAGTACCTATCTGCGCCGTACGCTGCCGCCTGCGTCAACGTCATTGCAGCCGACACCGACGCGGAAGCCGACCGCTTGGCTACCTCATTTTATCAATTGGCCCTCGGCATCATTCGGGGTACCAGCAAGCCCATGCAGCCGCCCATCGACAGCATGCGCGGGGTGTGGAGCGACATGGAGCAGGCCGCCGTTGGGCAGATGATGGCCTACGCCTTTATTGGTGGGCCTGCCCGCGTGCAGCAGCAGGTTCAAAAGTTTGTGGATGACACTCAAGTCGATGAGCTACTAGCCGTGTCGCACATCTACGACCACGCTGCTCGGCTCCGCTCGTACGAGCTGCTGGCTAGCCTCGGCAAGCCTACCGCTAGCCTACCCGCTTCCGATTACGCCGCTGAGCTGCGGTAA
- a CDS encoding DUF2157 domain-containing protein, whose product MLSDQLLADLQARGLLPPAQAASIGDYERTRLFSLHYELRTLLYLGIVLLSGGLGVLLYQHLDDISHSVIVAGISLLMTACFVYAARQRVPFTWGQPPPAGLLPDYALLLGCLLFLTLEGYLQAQYQFFGTRYGLALALPAVLFFGLAYRFDHRGVLSMAITALASWMGVAVAPVAAITQNYTADPHLTGVAVELGLLLVAAGIWSDFQNWKRHFAFTYLSLGSNLALIASLAALFSYSSAPAWLPHPVAVVLILVLSAFLVWYARRTQSYVFLLLGVLYGYVVVTYLFFILVDLSSGGLAFLLTAYFPLTAIGLIYLIINSKKIIHPL is encoded by the coding sequence ATGCTCTCCGACCAGCTTCTTGCCGACTTACAAGCACGCGGCCTGCTGCCGCCTGCTCAAGCCGCCTCCATCGGCGACTACGAGCGCACGCGCCTCTTCTCACTACACTACGAGTTGCGGACGCTGCTGTACCTAGGTATAGTGCTGCTGAGTGGTGGCTTAGGTGTATTGCTCTACCAGCACCTCGACGATATTAGCCACAGCGTTATCGTGGCTGGCATCAGCCTGCTCATGACGGCTTGTTTCGTGTATGCGGCGCGGCAGCGGGTACCCTTTACCTGGGGGCAGCCCCCGCCCGCTGGCCTACTCCCCGATTACGCGCTGTTGCTGGGCTGCCTGCTTTTCCTGACCTTGGAAGGTTACCTCCAGGCGCAGTACCAGTTCTTTGGCACTCGCTACGGCTTGGCGCTGGCGTTGCCCGCCGTGCTGTTCTTCGGGCTAGCCTACCGCTTCGATCACCGGGGCGTGCTATCGATGGCCATCACGGCGCTGGCTTCGTGGATGGGTGTGGCGGTGGCACCCGTAGCAGCTATCACCCAGAACTACACCGCCGACCCGCACCTTACCGGGGTAGCCGTAGAGCTAGGCTTGCTGCTGGTGGCGGCCGGCATCTGGTCCGATTTTCAGAATTGGAAGCGGCACTTTGCGTTTACGTACTTATCGCTGGGCAGCAACCTGGCGCTCATTGCTTCTTTGGCGGCGCTGTTTTCCTATTCTAGTGCGCCAGCCTGGCTTCCGCATCCGGTAGCCGTCGTTCTTATTCTGGTGCTGAGCGCCTTCTTGGTTTGGTATGCTCGTCGCACGCAGTCTTACGTGTTTCTGCTGCTAGGTGTGCTGTATGGTTATGTGGTAGTCACCTATCTATTTTTCATCCTGGTTGACTTGAGCTCTGGTGGTCTGGCTTTTCTGCTAACAGCTTATTTCCCATTAACAGCTATTGGCCTCATCTACTTGATTATCAATAGCAAAAAAATCATACATCCTTTATGA
- a CDS encoding M4 family metallopeptidase, producing the protein MKPSLRPRQLVAVVAAVCTLGAAQAQTPTRSFKPAKRDAAPVERPRAQVVIDGSAAAARAPQTTPSTSHLQTLVRPVATGNTLRIVQATRAQDSGLPVMLKASFKANNRAAKPMTPEAASFAFLQELRTELGVEQPAQEFRVVDATRDNLGQTHVRLNQTWKGLPVYGSEIVVHLDAQGQPSLLSGRYFRSPGQLTNVTPALPAATAATQAETQLRTKTKVQTLSDDAKRLLHYAGPSSELVIFHATPGSAPVLAWHITTRPSLVQRWESFVDARTGAVLQQYESSCTADGPRTATGVDLNGKTQSLRTYEYSSKFYMLDGSQSMFNLGQSKLPDEPVGGLLTIDANNTYGEKAVITHVNSANNTWTAGQKSAISAHYNAGIAYNYYRNTHNRNSLDGLGGTMISMVRVADDDGTGLDNAYWNGRFISYGEGNVGFSPLAGGLDVAGHEMTHGVVEKTANLEYKGQSGALNESFADVFGVLMDRDDWTIGEDVVKRSTFPSGSLRNLSDPHNGGASLNDRGFQPRTMSELYTGSQDNGGVHVNSGIPNWAFYKFATAIGKEHAEQVWYRTLTTYLTRSSQFLDLRLGVIQAATDLYGASSNEVNAARAAFDAVGILNGTSQPTPGHNLPINPGQDYILSYDTDASTQGTWFISNTEASNFGRLSNTEAISKPSITDQGNAAVFVDATHRIRALQLSSSPIESIVQNQPIWSNAVISKDGSKLAAVTMAKDTSIYVFNLKTNQIARYKLYLPTTAGGRATGVMYADALEWDYSGEYLIYDSFNAIRNAQGTALSYWDIGFLRVWNNAQNTWGDGRIEKLVQNLPDGISIGNPVLAKNSRNIMAFDLLDDNGGDYPFYVMAANLETNDIKPIFEESQVAGTPSFSKNDDKMLFTALNMDGDTVVAVTSLQTSKIEPAGNPSVLIKDAKWGVWFTQGQRVLATAPKTLELAGFAAYPNPTRNELHLEADLAAEATLYDLMGRPVRTGLKITPGQRSTIDISNLASGTYLLRATNGQRTATRQIIKE; encoded by the coding sequence GTGAAACCTTCTTTACGCCCCAGGCAACTAGTGGCTGTCGTGGCTGCTGTGTGCACACTCGGCGCTGCGCAAGCGCAAACCCCAACCAGGTCGTTCAAACCGGCCAAGCGCGACGCGGCGCCGGTAGAGCGCCCCCGCGCACAAGTCGTGATTGACGGAAGCGCAGCGGCGGCGCGCGCACCGCAGACCACCCCCAGCACCTCGCACCTCCAGACCCTGGTTCGCCCAGTAGCCACCGGCAACACGCTGCGTATTGTGCAGGCCACTCGCGCCCAAGATTCGGGCCTGCCGGTGATGCTGAAAGCAAGCTTCAAAGCCAATAACCGCGCGGCGAAGCCAATGACACCCGAAGCTGCCAGTTTCGCTTTCTTGCAGGAACTACGCACGGAGCTAGGGGTAGAGCAACCCGCGCAGGAGTTTCGGGTGGTAGACGCTACGCGCGACAACCTAGGTCAGACCCACGTACGCCTAAACCAAACCTGGAAAGGCCTGCCTGTGTACGGCTCCGAAATCGTGGTACACCTCGACGCGCAAGGGCAACCTAGCTTGCTCAGCGGCCGCTATTTCCGTTCGCCCGGCCAGCTCACCAACGTAACGCCAGCGCTGCCCGCTGCCACTGCTGCCACCCAAGCCGAAACCCAGCTGCGCACCAAAACCAAGGTGCAGACGCTTTCGGACGACGCCAAGCGCCTGCTGCACTACGCGGGACCTAGCTCGGAGCTGGTGATTTTCCACGCTACCCCGGGTAGTGCGCCGGTGCTGGCTTGGCACATCACTACGCGGCCCTCGTTGGTGCAGCGCTGGGAATCGTTTGTGGATGCGCGCACCGGCGCCGTGCTACAGCAATATGAGTCGTCGTGCACAGCCGACGGGCCTCGCACGGCTACGGGCGTTGACCTCAATGGCAAAACACAAAGCCTGCGCACCTACGAGTACAGCAGCAAATTTTACATGCTGGATGGCTCGCAGTCGATGTTCAACCTAGGTCAGTCGAAGCTCCCTGACGAGCCGGTGGGCGGCCTGCTCACCATCGACGCCAACAATACCTACGGCGAAAAAGCCGTCATTACCCACGTAAACAGTGCTAATAACACCTGGACGGCTGGTCAGAAATCGGCTATTTCGGCGCACTACAACGCGGGTATTGCTTACAACTATTACCGCAACACCCACAACCGCAATTCGCTCGATGGCCTAGGCGGCACCATGATTTCGATGGTGCGCGTGGCCGACGACGATGGCACCGGCCTCGACAATGCCTATTGGAACGGACGCTTTATTTCCTACGGCGAAGGCAACGTAGGCTTCTCGCCCCTGGCTGGTGGCCTCGATGTGGCCGGCCACGAAATGACCCACGGTGTAGTAGAAAAAACCGCTAACCTAGAATACAAAGGCCAAAGTGGCGCCCTGAACGAGAGCTTCGCTGACGTGTTTGGCGTGCTGATGGACCGCGACGACTGGACCATTGGCGAAGACGTAGTGAAACGCAGCACCTTCCCAAGCGGCTCGCTTCGCAACTTATCCGACCCGCACAACGGCGGTGCCAGTCTCAACGACCGGGGCTTTCAGCCGCGCACCATGAGCGAGCTGTACACCGGCTCGCAGGACAACGGCGGCGTGCACGTCAACAGCGGCATTCCGAACTGGGCGTTTTACAAGTTTGCCACCGCCATCGGTAAGGAGCATGCCGAGCAAGTATGGTACCGCACCCTGACCACCTACCTCACGCGTTCCTCGCAATTTCTGGACTTGCGCCTAGGCGTCATTCAGGCGGCCACCGACCTCTACGGGGCCAGCTCCAATGAAGTAAATGCCGCCCGCGCTGCCTTCGATGCGGTTGGTATTCTGAACGGTACTTCGCAACCGACACCCGGCCACAACCTGCCCATTAACCCTGGCCAGGATTACATCCTCTCCTACGACACCGACGCCAGCACCCAGGGTACGTGGTTCATCTCCAATACAGAAGCCTCCAATTTTGGCCGTCTCTCCAACACGGAAGCTATTTCAAAACCGAGCATCACCGACCAAGGCAACGCCGCTGTGTTCGTCGATGCCACCCACCGCATTCGGGCGCTTCAGCTCAGTAGCTCACCCATTGAGTCGATCGTGCAGAACCAGCCCATCTGGAGCAACGCCGTGATTTCGAAAGATGGTTCGAAGCTAGCTGCCGTGACGATGGCTAAGGACACGTCGATCTACGTCTTCAATCTGAAAACCAACCAGATTGCGCGCTACAAGCTGTACTTGCCAACCACAGCCGGCGGCCGCGCCACGGGCGTGATGTATGCCGACGCACTGGAATGGGACTACTCGGGCGAATACCTGATCTACGACTCCTTCAACGCCATCCGCAACGCGCAGGGCACCGCGCTCAGCTACTGGGACATCGGTTTCCTGCGGGTGTGGAACAACGCTCAAAACACCTGGGGCGACGGCCGCATCGAGAAGTTGGTGCAGAACCTACCCGATGGCATCAGCATCGGCAACCCCGTGCTAGCCAAGAACTCCCGTAACATCATGGCCTTCGATCTGCTCGATGACAATGGCGGTGACTACCCCTTCTACGTGATGGCTGCCAACTTAGAAACCAACGACATCAAACCCATTTTTGAGGAAAGTCAAGTAGCCGGCACACCGTCGTTCAGCAAAAACGACGACAAAATGCTCTTCACTGCCCTCAACATGGATGGCGACACGGTAGTGGCCGTAACAAGCCTGCAAACCAGCAAGATCGAGCCCGCCGGTAACCCCTCCGTACTTATTAAAGATGCAAAATGGGGCGTATGGTTTACCCAAGGGCAGCGCGTGCTGGCTACCGCACCCAAGACGCTGGAGCTCGCCGGTTTCGCCGCTTACCCCAACCCGACCCGCAACGAGCTGCACCTCGAAGCCGACCTAGCAGCCGAAGCCACTCTCTACGACCTTATGGGCCGCCCCGTGCGCACCGGATTGAAGATCACGCCCGGTCAGCGCAGTACTATTGATATCAGCAACCTAGCTTCGGGCACGTATTTGCTACGTGCCACTAACGGCCAACGCACCGCCACCCGCCAGATTATCAAGGAATAG
- a CDS encoding endonuclease domain-containing protein, giving the protein MDNIYHNQGGLKSTRQALRNSLTPAEATLWRALQRGQLAGRKFRRQHSVGKYVLDFYCPSERLAIELDGQGHYTTSGEAHDFERTLYLQSLHIRIVRFENKLIFEQLDFVLAAIQAAFQRDPLEGLEK; this is encoded by the coding sequence ATGGATAATATTTACCACAATCAGGGTGGTTTAAAAAGCACGCGCCAAGCGCTACGAAATAGTCTTACTCCAGCTGAAGCTACTTTATGGAGGGCTTTACAAAGAGGCCAACTGGCTGGCCGCAAGTTTCGACGCCAACATAGCGTAGGGAAGTACGTGTTGGATTTCTATTGCCCCAGTGAACGATTAGCTATTGAATTAGACGGGCAAGGGCATTACACGACCTCTGGTGAGGCCCACGACTTTGAGCGTACTTTGTATTTGCAGAGTCTCCATATTCGCATAGTACGTTTTGAAAATAAGCTGATTTTTGAACAGCTTGACTTTGTGTTAGCCGCTATTCAAGCAGCATTTCAACGTGACCCATTGGAGGGTTTGGAAAAGTAA
- a CDS encoding rhamnogalacturonan acetylesterase, which produces MQKPSFQRRLGSALPVVKLLVLFGLLAAFQKPKRPTLYLIGDSTVRNTNAPQMGWGSKLASFFDTTRLAVVNRAMAGRSTRTFISEKRWTKVDSVLKPGDFVIMQFGHNEGSAPDTTKAGRRGVLKGTGEETKQLTWPDGHQETVHTYGYYLRKFVRETKAKGATPIIASMIPRNEWKDGKVQRANNDYGKWAAEVAQQEGVAFIDLNGITADKYDKLGPDEVKKFFPGDHTHTNEAGAQVNAASVVDGIKANKKIALNKYLAKR; this is translated from the coding sequence ATGCAAAAGCCTTCTTTCCAGCGTCGTCTTGGATCTGCCCTTCCTGTGGTGAAGTTGCTTGTACTGTTCGGGTTGCTGGCCGCTTTTCAGAAGCCAAAGCGCCCTACCCTTTACCTCATCGGCGACTCGACGGTGCGCAACACCAACGCGCCGCAAATGGGATGGGGCAGCAAACTAGCTAGCTTCTTCGATACCACGCGGTTGGCTGTCGTCAACCGGGCCATGGCTGGGCGGAGCACCCGCACCTTCATTTCGGAGAAGCGCTGGACGAAGGTTGATTCCGTGCTCAAGCCCGGCGACTTCGTAATCATGCAATTTGGCCATAACGAAGGCAGCGCGCCAGATACCACGAAAGCTGGCCGGCGCGGCGTGCTCAAGGGCACCGGCGAGGAAACCAAGCAGCTCACCTGGCCCGACGGCCACCAGGAAACGGTGCACACCTACGGCTACTACCTGCGCAAGTTTGTGCGCGAAACCAAGGCCAAAGGAGCCACGCCCATTATTGCGTCCATGATTCCGCGCAATGAGTGGAAGGACGGTAAGGTGCAGCGCGCCAATAACGACTACGGCAAATGGGCCGCAGAAGTAGCCCAGCAGGAAGGCGTCGCCTTTATCGACCTCAATGGTATCACGGCCGATAAGTACGATAAGCTAGGTCCGGACGAGGTCAAGAAGTTCTTCCCCGGCGACCACACCCACACCAACGAAGCTGGTGCCCAAGTCAATGCCGCATCGGTAGTGGATGGCATTAAAGCCAATAAGAAGATTGCGCTCAACAAATACTTAGCGAAACGCTAG
- a CDS encoding rhamnogalacturonan acetylesterase, translating into MPEKSTLPLSSYEQLAGTTPRMSTTTKLVGLLGTIASMLLLTLLICSFTLPKASPKPTLYLIGDSTVKNGKGKGDGGLWGWGNYIGAYFDTTRIHVENDALGGTSSRTFQTQGHWEKVLTKIKPGDFVIMQFGHNDNGPLADTARARGTIKGVGEESQEVYNPITKKQEVVHSYGWYMRKFISEAKGKGATTVVCSPIPRNGWTAGKVNRASTDYGQWAGEAAKQGGAFFVDLNKIIADKYDQEGEEKVKATYFNTTDHTHTIEAGAKMNATAVVEGLRELKKCPLTKYLAKK; encoded by the coding sequence ATGCCCGAAAAATCCACCTTACCCCTATCGTCTTACGAACAGCTAGCCGGCACGACGCCACGCATGAGCACCACGACCAAACTAGTTGGGCTGCTTGGCACTATCGCGAGCATGTTGCTGCTCACGTTGCTGATCTGCTCTTTTACTCTCCCCAAAGCCTCTCCCAAACCTACCCTTTACCTTATCGGCGACTCGACGGTGAAGAATGGCAAAGGCAAGGGCGATGGCGGCCTGTGGGGCTGGGGCAACTACATTGGCGCCTACTTCGATACGACCCGCATTCACGTGGAGAATGACGCCCTCGGCGGCACCAGCAGCCGCACTTTTCAAACCCAAGGCCATTGGGAGAAAGTGTTGACCAAGATCAAACCTGGCGACTTCGTGATCATGCAGTTTGGCCACAACGACAATGGCCCCCTAGCCGATACGGCGCGGGCGCGTGGCACCATTAAAGGTGTAGGGGAGGAAAGCCAAGAAGTGTACAACCCCATCACCAAAAAGCAGGAAGTGGTGCACTCCTACGGTTGGTACATGCGCAAATTCATCAGCGAGGCTAAGGGCAAAGGGGCTACCACGGTGGTTTGCTCGCCCATTCCGCGCAACGGCTGGACAGCTGGCAAGGTGAACCGCGCCAGCACCGACTATGGCCAGTGGGCCGGCGAAGCGGCCAAGCAAGGCGGCGCTTTCTTCGTCGACCTCAACAAAATCATTGCCGACAAGTACGATCAAGAAGGCGAAGAGAAAGTGAAAGCCACCTACTTCAACACCACCGACCACACCCACACCATCGAAGCCGGTGCTAAGATGAACGCCACTGCCGTGGTGGAAGGCTTGCGCGAGCTCAAGAAGTGCCCGCTCACCAAGTACTTAGCGAAGAAATAG